In Chryseobacterium lactis, a single genomic region encodes these proteins:
- a CDS encoding T9SS type A sorting domain-containing protein — protein MKKTLLLLLAGGLLTAQQTSELLGTNWYISKMVTSSGQTTNTPLIDNGVPATTISSAGGTSYVINSKYYNTATMLFSIMPGSNNLIKTAQSFTQLFYNGGNAGAVRNYDQKNVDIYVNGGYASLYNYQITTNGNVKTLVITDPSGNKIFYNNTANLSTKEVEAVKKTFKAYPNPVKEILYIENVERNLPIKIYDLSGKLVLETKTSDRKMSVDTNNLQKGQYILTIENYQSFNFTKE, from the coding sequence ATGAAAAAAACTCTACTTCTTTTACTGGCTGGAGGCTTACTCACAGCTCAGCAAACTTCCGAATTATTAGGTACTAACTGGTACATCTCCAAAATGGTAACAAGCAGCGGGCAAACTACCAATACCCCTTTAATTGATAACGGAGTTCCCGCAACCACAATTAGCTCTGCAGGTGGAACAAGCTATGTTATTAATTCCAAGTATTACAATACAGCCACGATGCTCTTTTCAATAATGCCCGGCAGTAATAACCTTATCAAAACAGCTCAATCGTTTACCCAGCTATTTTATAACGGAGGAAATGCAGGTGCTGTACGAAACTATGACCAGAAAAATGTTGATATTTATGTCAACGGAGGTTATGCATCCCTATATAATTACCAGATTACAACCAATGGCAACGTGAAGACGCTGGTTATTACAGACCCTTCCGGAAATAAGATTTTTTATAATAACACAGCTAACTTGAGTACTAAGGAAGTGGAAGCTGTAAAGAAAACATTCAAAGCTTATCCAAATCCGGTAAAGGAAATTTTATATATTGAAAATGTAGAAAGAAATCTTCCGATAAAGATCTATGATTTGTCAGGAAAGCTTGTCCTTGAAACGAAAACGAGTGACAGAAAAATGTCTGTTGATACGAACAACCTTCAAAAAGGTCAGTACATCTTAACAATAGAAAACTATCAGTCTTTTAATTTCACAAAAGAATAA
- a CDS encoding DMT family transporter produces the protein MNWIILVIAGLFEVAFASCLGKAKETSGTEMYLWYTGFLITMTISMLLLIKATQTLPIGTAYAVWTGIGAVGTALMGIFFFKDPVSFWRIFFIVTLIGSVVGLKAVSSSH, from the coding sequence ATGAATTGGATAATATTAGTTATCGCGGGATTATTTGAAGTAGCGTTCGCTTCTTGTCTGGGAAAGGCTAAAGAAACGTCAGGAACAGAGATGTACCTTTGGTACACAGGATTTCTGATAACGATGACTATCAGTATGCTTTTGCTTATCAAAGCTACTCAGACACTACCTATTGGTACTGCATATGCTGTATGGACGGGTATTGGAGCGGTAGGAACTGCTTTAATGGGAATTTTCTTCTTTAAAGATCCTGTAAGCTTCTGGAGAATATTTTTTATTGTAACGTTAATTGGTTCGGTAGTCGGATTAAAAGCTGTTTCGTCGTCACATTAA
- a CDS encoding Crp/Fnr family transcriptional regulator — protein sequence MDIDQILDQIYLLPEASKASLKEHITEVSYPKGFCLMEADKVIPYVYFIRKGIARAYKSTSDNDITFWFGSEGQSVLSMKSYVEDKPGYESIELLEDCDLYRLETENLKKFFNEDIHIANWGRKLAEAEMIKSEELIISRQFKTSLERYKDIIRYQPDLLKRVQLGHIASYLGITQVSLSRIRAEIK from the coding sequence ATGGACATAGACCAGATTCTTGATCAGATTTACCTTCTGCCCGAAGCCTCTAAAGCAAGTTTAAAAGAACACATCACTGAAGTTTCTTATCCAAAAGGTTTTTGCCTGATGGAAGCCGACAAAGTAATACCATACGTTTATTTTATTCGTAAAGGAATCGCCCGTGCCTACAAATCTACTTCAGATAACGATATTACGTTTTGGTTCGGAAGTGAGGGACAATCTGTACTTTCTATGAAAAGTTACGTGGAAGATAAACCCGGCTATGAAAGTATTGAACTTTTGGAAGATTGTGACCTTTACAGGCTGGAAACGGAGAATCTTAAGAAGTTTTTCAACGAAGATATTCATATTGCCAACTGGGGACGAAAACTGGCTGAAGCAGAAATGATAAAATCTGAAGAGCTGATTATCTCAAGGCAATTCAAAACTTCTTTGGAACGTTATAAGGACATTATCCGATACCAGCCGGATCTTCTTAAGAGAGTTCAACTTGGACACATTGCTTCCTATCTTGGAATTACGCAGGTAAGCTTAAGCAGAATCCGTGCGGAAATTAAATAA
- the era gene encoding GTPase Era, which yields MHKAGFVNIVGKPNAGKSTLLNQLMGEKLAIVTQKAQTTRHRIFGIYNEEDLQIVFSDTPGVLDPKYGLQEKMMDFVKDSLQDADVFLFIVDVTDKAEPSEFLIDKLNKIPVPVLLLLNKVDQTDQPGLEKLVEDWHNKIPKAEILPISALNAFNTEIILPKIKSLLPENPPYYDKDQYTDKPERFFVNEAIREKILLNYDKEIPYSVEVVTEQFKEKEGIIFIDSIIYVERDTQKGIIIGHKGEAIKKVGTEARMDLEKFFSKKIHLNLFVKVKKDWRKNDRDLKNFGYR from the coding sequence ATGCACAAAGCTGGATTTGTAAATATAGTTGGAAAGCCCAATGCCGGAAAATCAACACTTCTTAACCAATTAATGGGTGAGAAGTTAGCGATTGTAACGCAGAAAGCTCAGACAACCCGCCACAGAATTTTTGGGATTTATAATGAAGAAGATCTTCAGATCGTATTTTCAGATACTCCGGGAGTATTGGATCCAAAATATGGTCTTCAGGAGAAGATGATGGATTTTGTAAAAGATTCTTTACAGGATGCTGACGTATTCCTGTTTATTGTAGATGTAACCGATAAAGCAGAACCTTCAGAATTCCTGATTGATAAATTAAATAAAATTCCTGTTCCTGTACTTCTTCTTTTAAATAAGGTAGACCAAACCGATCAGCCTGGTCTGGAAAAACTGGTAGAAGACTGGCACAATAAAATTCCAAAGGCAGAGATTCTTCCTATTTCAGCATTGAATGCTTTTAATACAGAAATTATCTTACCTAAAATAAAATCTTTACTTCCGGAAAATCCGCCATACTATGATAAAGACCAGTATACGGATAAACCGGAAAGATTCTTCGTCAATGAAGCAATTCGTGAAAAAATTCTTTTGAATTATGATAAAGAAATTCCGTATTCTGTAGAAGTCGTGACCGAACAGTTTAAGGAAAAGGAGGGAATTATCTTTATAGATTCTATCATTTACGTGGAAAGAGATACTCAGAAAGGAATTATCATCGGTCATAAAGGTGAGGCTATCAAAAAAGTAGGAACTGAAGCCAGAATGGACCTGGAAAAGTTCTTTTCTAAAAAAATTCACCTGAACCTATTTGTAAAAGTGAAAAAGGACTGGAGAAAGAACGATCGTGACTTGAAAAATTTTGGTTACAGATAA
- a CDS encoding DoxX family protein, which yields MNYNNSNSSSILKDIVLLVVRVFVGFAMLSHGFPKLQMLLAGGKIEFFDFMGLGPQISLILTVFAEFVCSILLILGLFTRVSLGFLIFTMVMAAFVVHGADPFDKIELSLVYLSVYLLLMACGAGKFSVDHMIERRKRASDW from the coding sequence ATGAACTATAATAATTCAAATTCGAGCTCAATACTTAAAGATATTGTTTTATTGGTCGTGAGAGTGTTTGTAGGTTTTGCAATGCTTTCTCATGGGTTTCCAAAACTTCAAATGTTACTGGCAGGCGGTAAAATCGAGTTTTTTGATTTTATGGGACTTGGACCCCAGATTTCTTTGATTCTTACAGTGTTTGCAGAATTTGTATGTTCTATTTTACTTATATTGGGACTTTTTACAAGAGTTTCCTTAGGCTTCCTGATTTTTACAATGGTAATGGCAGCTTTTGTAGTGCATGGTGCAGATCCTTTTGATAAAATAGAATTAAGCCTTGTATATCTTTCCGTTTATCTGCTGCTGATGGCATGCGGAGCCGGAAAGTTCTCTGTAGATCATATGATAGAAAGAAGAAAAAGAGCTTCAGACTGGTAA
- a CDS encoding bacteriocin-like protein, which translates to MKNLRKLSKGNLKTILGGSAPLCDSGYMACRVRDENGALIWECLPNCNY; encoded by the coding sequence ATGAAAAATTTAAGAAAATTATCAAAGGGAAACCTAAAAACAATTCTTGGAGGAAGTGCTCCACTATGTGATTCAGGCTATATGGCTTGCAGAGTAAGAGACGAAAACGGAGCTCTGATCTGGGAATGCTTACCTAATTGCAATTATTAA